Proteins found in one Halobaculum sp. MBLA0147 genomic segment:
- a CDS encoding cytochrome c biogenesis protein CcdA — translation MSADLSLVAFAFSAGLGTFFAPCAYPLLPGYVSYYLGETVGGGGKSDERDTTDESDDGGGSDGSAHATDGGAGGGVETATVDDATAGGPRAGTASDATATHSAPATAGLGTGRVAARVASGLAPVLARSRARRLVRAATVGLVVSVGFFVVYGVLGGITAALGSRVLGSVSVLELVVGVVLVVVGTATALGYDLPTPTVQLPERRRSAGGFLAFGVLYAAAAAGCTAPVFVGIGLQAVASGPTTAVTVFAAYAGGMSLLMVAVTVATALGRDAVIGRMRRHTALVERGMGVLLAAAGVVQLYFFLFRFDGLRVLGLA, via the coding sequence GTGTCGGCCGACCTCTCGCTGGTCGCGTTCGCGTTCTCCGCGGGTCTCGGGACGTTCTTCGCTCCCTGCGCGTACCCGCTGTTGCCCGGCTACGTCTCCTACTACCTCGGGGAGACCGTGGGTGGCGGTGGGAAGAGCGACGAACGGGATACTACCGACGAGAGTGACGACGGTGGCGGTAGCGACGGATCTGCTCACGCGACCGACGGCGGTGCTGGCGGGGGAGTCGAGACGGCGACGGTGGACGACGCCACTGCGGGTGGTCCCAGGGCGGGGACCGCGAGCGACGCCACCGCGACCCACTCCGCACCCGCGACGGCGGGCCTCGGAACGGGTCGGGTCGCGGCGAGAGTCGCGAGTGGGCTCGCGCCGGTGCTCGCTCGGAGTCGCGCACGGCGGCTCGTCCGAGCGGCGACGGTCGGGCTCGTCGTCAGCGTCGGGTTCTTCGTCGTCTACGGCGTGCTCGGGGGGATCACGGCGGCGCTGGGCTCACGCGTGCTCGGGAGTGTCAGTGTGCTCGAGCTCGTCGTCGGCGTCGTCTTGGTCGTCGTCGGGACGGCGACGGCACTCGGCTACGACCTCCCGACGCCGACGGTCCAGTTACCGGAGCGCCGGCGGTCTGCCGGCGGGTTCCTCGCGTTCGGCGTGTTGTACGCCGCCGCGGCGGCGGGGTGTACGGCCCCGGTGTTCGTCGGGATCGGTCTCCAGGCGGTCGCGTCTGGCCCGACCACCGCCGTCACTGTCTTCGCGGCGTACGCCGGCGGAATGAGTCTCCTGATGGTCGCCGTCACGGTCGCCACCGCGCTCGGCCGCGACGCGGTGATCGGCCGGATGCGCCGGCACACGGCACTGGTCGAGCGTGGGATGGGGGTGTTGCTCGCGGCTGCCGGCGTCGTCCAGTTGTACTTCTTCCTCTTCCGGTTCGACGGTCTCCGCGTGCTCGGACTCGCCTGA
- a CDS encoding rubrerythrin-like domain-containing protein gives MPAVNIDPYESTGGLFECVECGGRTEAASNPGKCESCGGDVRNLAVHQE, from the coding sequence ATGCCAGCAGTCAACATCGATCCGTACGAGTCCACCGGTGGACTGTTCGAGTGTGTAGAGTGTGGCGGCCGGACGGAGGCCGCCTCGAACCCAGGCAAGTGCGAGTCCTGCGGGGGTGACGTGCGCAACCTCGCCGTCCACCAGGAGTAA
- a CDS encoding DUF1611 domain-containing protein: MLAHEKFPERSKTANGLLRYTDREVVAVLDRDHAGERVAAHLRDTQDAPIVADFAAARAAADGPIDELVIGIAPIGGGFDESWRPDVRAAIEAGCDVAAGLHYFLNDDEEFAALAAEHGTELRDVRRPHDDLTVASGTADEVRADVVATVGTDCSVGKMTTTMELAAAADRAGLDARVIPTGQTGILIEGWGNPVDRVVSDFTAGSVEEMIRDVGDDHDLLLVEGQGSIVHPAYSAVTCGLLHGAMPDGLVLCHAAGRERIHGYEDTPLPPIPEYVDLYESLAAPVHETTVVGGALNTRAVDDDERAREAVEAFGADLGAPATDPLRFGADDLLDAVLEGVQ, encoded by the coding sequence GTGCTCGCCCACGAGAAGTTCCCGGAGCGGTCGAAGACGGCCAACGGGCTCTTACGGTACACGGACCGTGAGGTCGTCGCCGTGCTGGACCGCGACCACGCGGGCGAACGGGTCGCGGCCCACCTCCGAGACACACAGGACGCACCGATCGTCGCGGACTTCGCCGCGGCACGCGCCGCCGCCGACGGCCCGATCGACGAGCTGGTGATCGGGATCGCACCCATCGGCGGCGGCTTCGACGAGTCGTGGCGCCCGGACGTCCGCGCGGCCATCGAGGCGGGGTGTGACGTGGCCGCCGGCCTCCACTACTTCCTGAACGACGACGAGGAGTTCGCCGCCCTCGCGGCCGAGCACGGTACCGAACTCCGCGACGTGCGCCGCCCACACGACGATCTGACCGTCGCGAGCGGCACCGCCGACGAGGTGCGCGCCGACGTGGTGGCGACGGTCGGCACCGACTGTTCCGTCGGGAAGATGACCACCACGATGGAGTTGGCTGCGGCCGCGGACCGGGCCGGCCTCGACGCCCGTGTGATCCCGACGGGACAGACTGGCATCCTGATCGAAGGGTGGGGGAACCCGGTCGACAGAGTCGTCTCGGACTTCACCGCCGGCTCCGTCGAGGAGATGATCCGGGACGTCGGCGACGACCACGATCTCCTCCTCGTGGAGGGGCAGGGGAGTATCGTCCACCCGGCCTACTCCGCCGTGACCTGCGGCCTCCTCCACGGAGCGATGCCGGACGGGCTCGTGTTGTGTCACGCGGCGGGTCGCGAGCGGATCCACGGCTACGAGGACACCCCGCTCCCTCCGATCCCGGAGTACGTCGACCTCTACGAGTCGCTCGCGGCACCCGTCCACGAGACGACGGTCGTCGGCGGCGCCCTGAACACGCGAGCGGTCGACGACGACGAGCGCGCCCGAGAGGCGGTCGAGGCGTTCGGCGCAGACCTCGGCGCACCCGCCACGGACCCGCTCCGATTCGGTGCCGACGACCTGTTGGACGCCGTTCTGGAGGGGGTCCAGTGA
- a CDS encoding NAD(P)/FAD-dependent oxidoreductase — protein sequence MHVAVLGAGYAGLGVTRRLEDALPPSVDITLVNDGPEHVLTHEVHRAIRRPAVADAITVPLAEVLDRATLVTDPVADLDAEAGVVETTAGQTLSYDYGALCFGSETAYYGIEGLRDHAHPLKTLDDAAAIREDALATIERGGDLVVGGAGLSGVQVAGELAALAREENAAVPEDVSITLVEQLETVAPNFPANFRRAVHDALVERGVDVRTETTVERVDDDAVYTDGGASTDGGDHRDGDDHADGESHADDGRLTYDTLVWTGGIAGRAPTEGERPVVRADLRLTDRTLALGDAARVVDTDGEAVPASASAAIREAKTAATNLERLVESDDDGFRPRLDRYRFDVPGWLVSVGDGAVAQLGPTVLTGAAAKAAKTTVGAGYLTTVGAIRQARDLAEAELAE from the coding sequence ATGCACGTCGCAGTCCTGGGTGCCGGCTACGCCGGGCTCGGAGTCACCCGCAGACTCGAAGACGCTCTCCCGCCGTCGGTCGACATCACGCTCGTCAACGACGGGCCGGAGCACGTCCTCACCCACGAGGTCCACCGGGCGATCCGTCGCCCGGCCGTCGCCGACGCGATCACCGTCCCACTCGCCGAGGTGCTCGACCGCGCGACGCTCGTCACCGACCCCGTCGCAGATCTAGACGCGGAGGCTGGTGTCGTCGAGACGACCGCCGGCCAGACGCTGTCGTACGACTACGGCGCACTGTGTTTCGGGTCGGAGACGGCCTACTACGGTATCGAGGGACTCCGCGACCACGCCCACCCGCTGAAGACGCTGGACGACGCCGCGGCGATCCGCGAGGACGCGCTGGCGACGATCGAGCGCGGCGGCGACCTGGTCGTCGGCGGTGCGGGACTGTCGGGCGTCCAAGTCGCGGGCGAGCTCGCGGCGCTGGCTCGCGAGGAGAACGCCGCAGTCCCCGAGGACGTGTCGATCACGCTCGTCGAACAGTTGGAGACGGTGGCGCCGAACTTCCCGGCAAACTTCCGGCGAGCAGTCCACGACGCACTCGTCGAACGAGGGGTCGACGTGCGGACGGAGACGACCGTCGAGCGAGTCGACGACGACGCGGTCTACACCGACGGTGGCGCCAGCACGGACGGCGGAGATCACCGTGACGGCGACGACCACGCCGACGGCGAGAGTCACGCAGACGACGGGAGGCTGACGTACGACACGCTGGTCTGGACGGGCGGGATCGCCGGACGAGCGCCGACGGAGGGGGAGCGGCCGGTCGTGCGCGCGGACTTGCGACTCACCGACCGGACGCTGGCACTCGGTGACGCCGCGCGCGTGGTGGACACGGACGGCGAGGCGGTACCGGCGTCCGCATCGGCGGCCATCCGCGAGGCGAAGACGGCCGCGACGAACCTCGAGCGACTCGTCGAGAGCGACGACGACGGGTTCCGACCGCGCCTCGACCGCTACCGCTTCGACGTGCCCGGGTGGCTCGTCTCCGTCGGTGACGGGGCCGTCGCGCAACTCGGCCCGACCGTGCTCACCGGCGCCGCCGCGAAGGCGGCCAAGACCACCGTCGGCGCGGGCTACCTCACCACGGTCGGCGCGATCAGACAGGCGCGCGATCTCGCCGAGGCAGAACTCGCCGAGTGA
- a CDS encoding dipeptide epimerase, which yields MTLTTSFERVSLPLERDFEIARGTTTTAENVVVRVEDEAGTVGVGAAAPSAHYGETADTVAAVLPELLAVVERVDDPHALAEIERALRGVVERNPAARCAVSIACHDLAAKRLGVPLYRLWGLDPTRTPTSSYTIGLDDTEVMREKAAEAVDRGYGVLKTKLGTDRDREIVAAVREAAPDARLRVDANEAWTPREAVANAEWLAEFDVEFLEQPVSADDPEGLRFVYERSPLPVAADESVETAADVPQVADRCDVANLKLMKCGGLAEARRAIHTAHAHGLEVMLGCMIETNAAIAAACHLGPLLEYADLDGSLLLAEDPFDGVPLPDGEIDLTACECPGTGAVERDG from the coding sequence GTGACGCTCACCACGTCGTTCGAGCGGGTGTCGCTCCCGCTGGAACGCGACTTCGAGATCGCCCGCGGGACGACCACCACGGCGGAGAACGTCGTCGTCCGCGTGGAAGACGAGGCGGGGACCGTCGGTGTCGGTGCCGCCGCACCCTCGGCCCACTACGGAGAGACGGCCGACACCGTCGCCGCGGTGCTGCCGGAGTTGTTGGCAGTCGTCGAACGCGTCGACGACCCACACGCACTCGCGGAGATCGAGCGCGCCCTCCGTGGTGTCGTCGAACGGAACCCGGCCGCGCGGTGTGCCGTCTCCATCGCGTGCCACGACCTGGCCGCGAAGCGACTCGGCGTCCCGCTGTACCGCCTGTGGGGGCTGGACCCGACGCGGACGCCGACGAGTTCGTACACGATCGGGTTGGACGACACGGAGGTGATGCGCGAGAAGGCGGCCGAGGCGGTCGACCGCGGCTACGGCGTCCTGAAGACGAAACTCGGGACCGACCGCGACCGCGAGATCGTCGCCGCGGTGCGCGAGGCAGCCCCGGACGCACGCCTCCGCGTCGACGCCAACGAGGCGTGGACGCCCCGCGAGGCCGTCGCGAACGCCGAGTGGCTCGCGGAGTTCGACGTCGAGTTCCTCGAACAGCCGGTGTCGGCGGACGACCCCGAGGGGCTCCGGTTCGTCTACGAGCGGTCGCCGCTCCCCGTCGCCGCCGACGAGTCCGTCGAGACCGCCGCGGACGTTCCGCAGGTCGCGGACCGGTGTGATGTCGCGAATCTCAAGCTGATGAAGTGTGGCGGCCTCGCCGAGGCGAGACGGGCGATCCACACGGCTCACGCCCACGGGCTCGAAGTGATGCTCGGGTGTATGATCGAGACGAACGCCGCCATCGCGGCCGCGTGTCACCTCGGCCCCCTCCTGGAGTACGCCGACCTCGACGGCTCACTGCTCCTCGCCGAGGACCCGTTCGACGGGGTCCCGCTCCCGGACGGGGAGATCGACTTGACGGCGTGTGAGTGCCCCGGCACCGGCGCGGTCGAACGGGACGGGTGA
- the cutA gene encoding divalent cation tolerance protein CutA, giving the protein MATTHLAVEIAVPDEELAERLAERLVATGAAAGTRTSSGPSHYRWEGTVERRVDWTVTAFTTRDRLDAVYDLVDDCHPDDLPGVTYRGVNAREEFRDWIERNTGPDVGESDVIDDLPRPIESDACESEVSESDETSE; this is encoded by the coding sequence GTGGCGACGACACACCTCGCGGTCGAGATCGCCGTCCCGGACGAGGAGCTCGCAGAGCGGCTCGCGGAGCGACTGGTGGCGACCGGCGCCGCCGCGGGGACACGGACCAGCTCTGGACCGAGTCACTACCGCTGGGAGGGGACGGTCGAGCGGCGCGTCGACTGGACGGTCACGGCCTTCACCACCCGCGACCGACTCGACGCGGTGTACGACCTCGTCGACGACTGTCACCCGGACGACCTCCCGGGCGTGACCTACCGCGGAGTGAACGCGCGCGAGGAGTTCCGCGACTGGATCGAACGCAACACCGGCCCCGACGTGGGCGAGTCCGACGTGATCGACGACCTACCCCGCCCGATCGAGTCCGATGCGTGCGAGTCCGAGGTGAGCGAGTCCGACGAGACGAGCGAGTGA
- the mvaD gene encoding phosphomevalonate decarboxylase MvaD, giving the protein MTSKATARAHPIQGLVKYHGLRDEADRHPYHDSISVCTAPSNTTTTVEWEPDASEDTYVIDGEPVEGRGAERIDNVVDAIREHAGFDHAVRVESENSFPSNVGFGSSASGFAALAYAACEAAGLELTRPEVSTFARRGSSSAARAVTGAYSDLHTGLNDVDCRSERIETGVGELDGEPFDPESDLRIVTALVPSYKETEAAHREAADSHMFDARRAHVQDQLAEARDALREGAFHRIFETAEHDSLSLAATTMTGPAGWVYWQPETIAVFNAVRELRTESDVPVYFSTDTGASVYVNTTADYVDRVESRIAEVGVDTNVWEVGGPARTVDDALF; this is encoded by the coding sequence ATGACGAGCAAGGCGACCGCACGAGCACACCCGATCCAGGGGCTCGTGAAGTACCACGGGCTGCGCGACGAGGCGGACCGACACCCGTACCACGACTCGATCAGCGTCTGTACCGCGCCGTCGAACACCACCACCACCGTCGAGTGGGAGCCGGACGCCAGCGAGGACACCTACGTGATCGACGGCGAACCCGTCGAGGGCCGCGGCGCGGAGCGGATCGACAACGTCGTCGACGCGATCCGCGAGCACGCCGGGTTCGACCACGCCGTCCGCGTGGAGTCGGAGAACTCCTTCCCGTCGAACGTCGGCTTCGGCTCCTCGGCGTCCGGGTTCGCGGCGCTGGCGTACGCCGCCTGCGAGGCCGCCGGGCTGGAGCTCACCCGCCCGGAGGTGTCGACGTTCGCCCGTCGCGGCTCCTCCTCGGCCGCGCGAGCCGTCACGGGGGCGTACTCCGACCTCCACACCGGGCTGAACGACGTGGACTGCCGCTCGGAGCGCATCGAGACGGGGGTCGGTGAGCTCGACGGCGAGCCGTTCGACCCCGAGTCGGACCTACGGATCGTCACCGCCCTCGTCCCCTCGTACAAGGAGACGGAGGCCGCACACCGGGAGGCGGCGGACAGTCACATGTTCGACGCGCGACGGGCACACGTCCAAGACCAGTTGGCCGAGGCGCGCGACGCGCTCCGCGAGGGGGCCTTCCACCGGATCTTCGAGACGGCGGAACACGACTCGCTGTCGCTCGCGGCGACGACGATGACCGGCCCCGCCGGCTGGGTGTACTGGCAGCCGGAGACCATCGCCGTGTTCAACGCCGTCCGCGAACTCCGTACCGAGTCCGACGTGCCGGTGTACTTCTCGACGGACACCGGCGCGAGCGTCTACGTCAACACGACCGCCGACTACGTCGACCGCGTGGAGTCGCGGATCGCCGAGGTCGGCGTCGACACGAACGTCTGGGAGGTCGGCGGACCGGCACGCACCGTCGACGACGCGCTGTTCTGA
- the kynU gene encoding kynureninase: MTADESAPASGVDSASAYARDPDADPFDRGVAEALDDDDPLAAYRDQFSIPDDELYFDGNSLGLQSTAAVESLDRVTEEWRELAIRGWEDGDPDWFHFAEHLADRVAPLVGAAPSEVTVANSTTTNVHTLIGTFLDTLPGTPGGPEPSAEAPAVLVDDLDFPTDHYAIRAQFRQRGIDPDEKLRTVASRDGRTIHPADVEAALDAHDDVGIVFLPSVLYRSGQLFDLERITAAAHEHDALAGFDLAHSVGVVPHDLAAHDVDFAVWCSYKYLNAGPGAVAGLYVADRHHGTTPALAGWWGNDKETQFEMRQTFDPADGAGAWQIGTIPMLSAAPVEGAAETIGEAGIDRVRAKSVALTDYLIALVDALPAEFTVGTPRDPTERGGHVAIEHPEGYRLSEALRDRGVVVDFRPPNVVRVCPSPLYTRFVDVLAVAEELRDLAASGAYETYDPRDGGVT; this comes from the coding sequence GTGACAGCCGACGAGTCAGCACCGGCGTCGGGCGTCGACTCGGCGTCGGCGTACGCCCGCGACCCGGACGCCGACCCCTTCGACCGCGGCGTCGCCGAGGCGCTGGACGACGACGACCCGCTCGCGGCGTACAGAGACCAGTTCTCGATCCCGGACGACGAACTGTACTTCGACGGGAACTCACTGGGACTCCAGTCGACGGCCGCCGTGGAGAGTCTCGACCGCGTCACCGAGGAGTGGCGCGAGTTGGCGATCCGCGGGTGGGAGGACGGCGATCCGGACTGGTTCCACTTCGCGGAACACCTCGCCGACCGGGTCGCCCCGCTGGTCGGTGCCGCGCCGTCGGAGGTGACCGTCGCCAACTCCACGACGACGAACGTCCACACACTGATCGGGACGTTCCTCGACACGCTGCCCGGCACCCCCGGCGGGCCGGAGCCGAGCGCCGAGGCACCCGCCGTCCTGGTCGACGACTTGGACTTCCCGACGGACCACTACGCGATCCGCGCGCAGTTCCGCCAGCGCGGGATCGACCCCGACGAGAAGCTCCGGACGGTCGCGTCGCGTGACGGCCGGACGATCCACCCGGCGGACGTAGAGGCCGCACTCGACGCACACGACGACGTGGGGATCGTCTTCCTCCCGTCGGTGTTGTACCGGTCCGGACAGTTGTTCGATCTGGAGCGGATCACGGCGGCCGCCCACGAGCACGACGCGCTCGCCGGGTTCGACCTCGCACACTCCGTCGGCGTCGTCCCCCACGACCTCGCGGCCCACGACGTGGACTTCGCGGTGTGGTGTTCGTACAAGTACCTCAACGCCGGCCCGGGAGCGGTCGCGGGACTGTACGTCGCCGACCGACACCACGGCACGACGCCGGCGCTCGCCGGCTGGTGGGGCAACGACAAGGAGACGCAGTTCGAGATGCGCCAGACGTTCGACCCCGCCGACGGGGCCGGCGCGTGGCAGATCGGCACGATCCCGATGTTGTCTGCCGCGCCCGTCGAGGGGGCCGCCGAGACGATCGGCGAGGCCGGGATCGACCGCGTCCGGGCGAAGTCCGTCGCACTCACAGACTACCTGATCGCGTTGGTCGACGCGCTCCCGGCGGAGTTCACCGTCGGGACACCACGCGACCCCACCGAGCGCGGGGGCCACGTCGCGATCGAACACCCGGAGGGGTACCGGCTGAGCGAGGCGCTGCGGGATCGCGGGGTCGTCGTCGACTTCCGCCCGCCGAACGTGGTCCGGGTGTGTCCCTCCCCGCTGTACACCCGGTTCGTCGACGTGCTGGCGGTCGCCGAGGAGCTCCGCGACCTCGCCGCCAGCGGGGCCTACGAGACGTACGACCCCCGCGACGGCGGGGTGACGTGA
- a CDS encoding 30S ribosomal protein S27e has protein sequence MAGNFFTVRCADCENEQTVFGKAASEVACAVCGTTLARPTGGDAEFTGEVVDTVERRA, from the coding sequence ATGGCGGGGAACTTCTTCACCGTCCGCTGTGCGGACTGTGAGAACGAACAGACGGTGTTCGGCAAGGCGGCCAGCGAGGTCGCCTGCGCGGTCTGCGGGACGACGCTCGCGCGACCGACCGGCGGCGACGCCGAGTTCACGGGCGAGGTCGTCGACACCGTCGAACGGCGCGCCTGA
- a CDS encoding NUDIX hydrolase, which produces MTGVDRLWFLADEARRAAERVFYRLDSRYDDYLSWDRHRSVSRRRFRTLARRVSESGTPFGAHTVVYREDGALLLVRHAGVDQWVVPGGGVDEGDDSLLATARRELAEEAGVDATYEGLAVANRVRLDCRGHETWGVLPLFAARADGETPTVDDPDGEIVAADWFHDLPDDTRDRGDLVAWREARGLQ; this is translated from the coding sequence GTGACCGGGGTCGACCGCCTGTGGTTCCTGGCCGACGAGGCCCGACGGGCCGCAGAACGGGTGTTCTACCGGCTCGACAGTCGTTACGACGACTACCTCTCGTGGGACCGCCACCGCTCCGTCTCGCGGCGGCGGTTCCGCACACTGGCGCGTCGCGTCAGCGAGTCCGGGACACCGTTCGGCGCCCACACCGTCGTCTACCGCGAGGACGGCGCACTGCTGCTCGTCAGACACGCGGGTGTCGACCAGTGGGTAGTTCCCGGTGGCGGTGTCGACGAGGGCGACGACTCGCTGCTCGCGACCGCGCGACGCGAACTCGCCGAGGAGGCGGGCGTCGACGCCACCTACGAGGGACTGGCGGTCGCGAACCGCGTCCGGCTTGACTGCCGGGGTCACGAGACCTGGGGCGTCCTCCCGCTGTTCGCCGCCCGCGCCGACGGAGAGACCCCGACGGTCGACGATCCCGACGGGGAGATCGTCGCCGCCGACTGGTTCCACGACCTCCCCGACGACACTCGCGACCGCGGCGACCTCGTCGCCTGGCGCGAGGCGCGCGGACTGCAGTGA
- a CDS encoding 50S ribosomal protein L44e, which yields MEMPRRMNTYCPHCNAHHEHEVEKVRRGRETGMKWTDRQQKRGTSTIGNAGKFSKVPGGDKPTNKAHLKYRCSDCGKAHMREGWRVGRLTFQE from the coding sequence ATGGAGATGCCGCGACGGATGAACACGTACTGTCCGCACTGTAACGCTCACCACGAACACGAGGTCGAGAAGGTCCGACGCGGTCGCGAGACCGGCATGAAGTGGACCGACCGCCAGCAGAAGCGGGGCACCTCCACCATCGGGAACGCCGGCAAGTTCTCGAAGGTGCCCGGTGGCGACAAGCCGACCAACAAGGCCCACCTCAAGTACCGCTGCAGCGACTGTGGCAAGGCCCACATGCGCGAGGGATGGCGGGTCGGCCGACTCACCTTCCAGGAGTGA
- a CDS encoding TlpA family protein disulfide reductase, with product MTRQRERRHVGRRTALAATGATLATALAGCVGGAGDAASDGGDAASGGGDAETGDTETADGSDDAGEPTVTVGDHGVVLPTVEAPNSPAGTVALDPPDKAVLVDFFATWCAPCKPEMEHLRAVREQFAPSELAMVSVTTETDEAAVADFWREYEGTWPVAVDPELTASKRYDVTGIPTIVVQSADGETTLRHTGLAGTDRLVAGVERALATGDGG from the coding sequence GTGACTCGCCAGAGAGAGCGGCGCCACGTCGGGCGGCGGACAGCACTGGCTGCGACCGGCGCCACGCTCGCGACGGCGCTGGCTGGCTGTGTGGGCGGTGCCGGCGACGCGGCGTCCGACGGCGGTGACGCTGCATCTGGCGGCGGTGACGCCGAGACGGGCGACACCGAGACTGCAGACGGGAGCGACGACGCCGGCGAGCCGACGGTGACGGTCGGCGACCACGGCGTGGTGTTGCCGACGGTCGAGGCGCCGAACTCGCCGGCAGGGACGGTCGCGCTGGACCCACCGGACAAGGCGGTGCTCGTCGACTTCTTCGCCACGTGGTGTGCGCCGTGCAAGCCCGAGATGGAGCACCTCCGGGCGGTCCGCGAGCAGTTCGCCCCCTCGGAGTTGGCGATGGTGTCGGTGACGACGGAGACGGACGAAGCGGCAGTCGCCGACTTCTGGCGCGAGTACGAGGGCACCTGGCCGGTCGCCGTGGACCCGGAGCTGACGGCCTCGAAGCGGTACGACGTGACGGGCATTCCGACGATCGTCGTGCAGTCGGCCGACGGCGAGACGACACTGCGCCACACCGGCCTCGCTGGCACAGACAGACTCGTCGCGGGTGTCGAACGCGCGCTGGCGACCGGCGACGGAGGGTGA
- a CDS encoding DUF3179 domain-containing protein has product MDRRNFLAGSLAGGLAALAGCAGAGDDAGRGTSTDAATGAESTSGDGTGTTAAGATEAAVSGPVTRVAGVDLPVPQNLLSRGAGKDAIPAITEPVFADDWSGLSVEVTSRFSGEVTTKEPRLRADDRVIGVERDGEARAYPLRVLNWHEIVNDDFGGPLLVTFCPLCGSGVTAVRRVGGETATFGVSGLLWNSDLVMYDGVSGSLWSQIAGTAIRGSRTGHTLELVPSTITTLGEWRESHPDTGVLLPPPESNTVRGRDAVRDYTSNPYATYDSADRIGIGRNSFDDDRLHPKTRVLGISAGETSRAYPLEAVVNSGGVVSDTVGDTPVVVAVGSAEATLHAYERTVDGETLSVSAGEPGRFTAGGSTWRVTDGRAVDGPYEGTTLAPATDTGQLFWFAWAEFNPQTEVFGQASTGDGSGSGDGSSDTATPTDGY; this is encoded by the coding sequence ATGGACCGCCGTAACTTCCTCGCCGGATCACTCGCGGGTGGGCTCGCCGCACTCGCCGGCTGTGCCGGGGCGGGCGACGACGCCGGGAGGGGCACGAGCACGGACGCCGCGACGGGTGCCGAGTCGACGAGTGGCGACGGGACGGGGACGACCGCGGCGGGGGCCACGGAGGCGGCCGTGTCGGGGCCGGTGACACGTGTCGCCGGCGTCGACCTCCCGGTGCCACAGAACCTCCTCTCACGCGGAGCCGGGAAGGACGCCATCCCGGCGATCACCGAGCCGGTCTTCGCCGACGACTGGTCTGGTCTCTCCGTCGAGGTGACGAGTCGCTTCAGCGGCGAGGTGACGACGAAGGAGCCCCGACTCCGCGCAGACGACCGCGTGATCGGAGTCGAACGCGACGGGGAGGCGCGGGCGTACCCGTTGCGGGTGTTGAACTGGCACGAGATCGTCAACGACGACTTCGGCGGGCCGCTGCTCGTCACCTTCTGTCCACTGTGCGGGAGCGGGGTCACCGCAGTCCGGCGTGTGGGGGGCGAGACGGCGACGTTCGGCGTCTCCGGGCTGTTGTGGAACTCGGATCTGGTGATGTACGACGGCGTCTCCGGGAGTCTGTGGAGTCAGATCGCCGGGACGGCGATCCGCGGCTCGCGGACCGGTCACACGCTGGAGTTGGTCCCCTCGACGATCACGACTCTCGGCGAGTGGCGCGAGAGCCACCCGGACACTGGAGTGTTGCTCCCGCCGCCGGAGTCGAACACCGTCCGCGGGCGGGACGCCGTCCGCGACTACACGAGCAACCCGTACGCGACGTACGACAGCGCCGACCGGATCGGGATCGGGCGCAACTCCTTCGACGACGACCGCCTCCACCCGAAGACGCGCGTGCTCGGGATCTCGGCCGGTGAGACGAGTCGCGCCTACCCGCTGGAGGCGGTGGTGAACAGCGGCGGGGTCGTCTCCGACACCGTCGGCGACACCCCGGTCGTCGTCGCCGTCGGCAGCGCAGAGGCGACGCTACACGCCTACGAGCGCACGGTCGACGGGGAGACGCTCTCCGTCTCCGCTGGCGAGCCGGGGCGGTTCACTGCCGGTGGGTCGACGTGGCGCGTCACCGACGGCCGCGCTGTCGACGGCCCCTACGAGGGGACGACGCTCGCCCCGGCGACGGACACGGGGCAGCTGTTCTGGTTCGCGTGGGCGGAGTTCAACCCACAGACGGAGGTGTTCGGCCAAGCGTCGACCGGCGACGGGAGTGGTAGCGGTGACGGCAGTAGCGACACCGCGACGCCGACGGACGGCTACTGA